Proteins from a genomic interval of Desulfovibrio piger:
- a CDS encoding DUF1786 domain-containing protein has product MDDGVRTFLQKTGPVLCVDIGSGTQDVLLARPGLEVHNWPRFVLPSPARLAAQRIRELTLLKQPVWLYGENIGGGFGLAVRDHIKAGFAVYSTASAASALHDNPEVVRSMGVQVAEQCPAGAVPVPLSDYSPEFFAGLLRQAGLPLPHLVLAGCQDHGFHPNGNRMGRMQAWTALLQASALPANWIYEQPPAECTRLLALQKKTGGPVADTGTCALLGALCVPEVMKRSWREGITIINVGNSHTVAALVYQGQVRGIYEHHTGMRTLQEYLADLEQFRRSWLPCEEVLAHGGHGTAFGPYCEEAGGYEPTYILGPKREFLQGQGQFLAPYGDMMLAGCFGLLWGWAHRGDAAGRL; this is encoded by the coding sequence ATGGATGACGGTGTTCGTACTTTTTTACAAAAAACAGGTCCTGTCCTTTGTGTCGATATCGGCAGCGGCACCCAGGATGTCCTTTTGGCCCGTCCGGGACTGGAAGTCCACAACTGGCCACGCTTCGTCCTGCCTTCACCGGCCCGTCTGGCCGCGCAGCGCATTCGTGAGCTGACCCTGCTCAAGCAGCCGGTATGGCTGTATGGTGAAAATATCGGTGGCGGCTTTGGCCTTGCCGTGCGTGACCACATCAAGGCGGGGTTTGCTGTCTACAGTACCGCCAGTGCTGCCAGCGCCCTGCACGACAACCCCGAAGTCGTCCGCAGCATGGGCGTCCAGGTAGCGGAGCAGTGTCCGGCCGGTGCCGTGCCGGTACCTCTTTCCGATTATTCCCCGGAATTTTTTGCCGGACTGCTGCGGCAGGCCGGGCTCCCGTTGCCACATCTGGTACTGGCGGGCTGTCAGGATCATGGTTTTCATCCCAACGGCAACCGCATGGGACGCATGCAGGCCTGGACGGCCCTGCTGCAGGCATCGGCCCTGCCGGCCAACTGGATCTACGAACAGCCGCCGGCGGAATGCACCCGTCTGCTGGCCTTGCAGAAAAAAACTGGCGGCCCGGTGGCGGATACGGGGACCTGTGCCCTGCTGGGCGCCTTGTGCGTGCCGGAAGTCATGAAGCGGAGCTGGCGCGAAGGGATTACCATCATCAATGTGGGCAACAGCCATACGGTGGCGGCGCTGGTCTATCAGGGACAGGTCCGCGGCATCTACGAGCATCATACCGGCATGCGTACCCTGCAGGAATACCTTGCGGATCTTGAGCAGTTCCGGCGTTCCTGGCTGCCGTGCGAGGAGGTCCTTGCACACGGAGGGCACGGGACGGCGTTCGGTCCCTACTGTGAGGAGGCCGGAGGCTACGAACCCACCTATATACTGGGACCGAAGCGGGAATTTTTGCAGGGACAGGGACAGTTCCTGGCCCCGTATGGCGATATGATGCTGGCAGGCTGTTTTGGCCTGCTCTGGGGATGGGCGCACAGGGGCGACGCCGCCGGGCGTTTGTAA
- a CDS encoding MFS transporter translates to MKNGENTKNNNDNILFKNDFYLICIANLCTCMAIYSVMPVLPLYLIDVLHCKESVMGIGLAAFPLVALAVRPFSGMMSDMMDCKRLLLIATTCCAIFFPLTFMAATISLFIGIRLLHGISFSIMTTSQATMAVSFIPEKKLGMGIGVFSSMLSLGMILGPMLGLYVTNKYSYAAAFGLPFVFAMLGTFLQLFITAPKKIQAAKHRKPTWDMFFMPQGLYALASLFIAAFMLGMISNYTSVLARDTGMDSYASAFFLLMGIGLLVSRLFSGYIVDKGYLVILVCMADLVALGAALLLARTTSPVLFLGCGGLLGISLGALLPSYQTVLVYLADKTKRGVANAMYFIGMDSGICLSLLMGGIISQSLGMDIAYMVAAWGQLVSLGIFLKFVAPQYRAVLGSE, encoded by the coding sequence ATGAAAAATGGCGAGAATACTAAAAATAATAACGATAATATACTTTTTAAAAATGATTTTTACTTAATTTGTATCGCAAACCTTTGCACATGTATGGCTATATATTCAGTAATGCCTGTGCTTCCGTTGTATTTGATCGATGTCCTTCACTGTAAAGAATCGGTGATGGGCATAGGTCTCGCAGCCTTTCCCCTGGTCGCCCTTGCGGTGCGTCCTTTTTCCGGGATGATGTCAGATATGATGGACTGCAAGCGTCTCCTACTGATTGCTACCACCTGCTGTGCTATCTTTTTCCCTCTGACTTTTATGGCGGCAACGATCTCGCTTTTTATCGGCATACGTTTGTTGCATGGCATAAGCTTTTCCATCATGACCACTTCGCAGGCAACGATGGCAGTCAGCTTTATCCCTGAGAAAAAATTGGGGATGGGGATCGGGGTATTCAGCAGTATGTTGTCGCTGGGGATGATCCTTGGCCCCATGCTGGGCTTGTATGTGACAAACAAATATTCCTATGCCGCTGCTTTTGGCTTGCCCTTTGTCTTTGCCATGCTGGGTACTTTTTTGCAGTTATTCATCACGGCTCCGAAAAAAATACAGGCAGCAAAACACAGAAAGCCTACCTGGGACATGTTTTTCATGCCGCAAGGCCTCTATGCACTGGCCTCTTTGTTCATTGCAGCCTTCATGCTGGGGATGATCTCGAATTATACCTCAGTGCTGGCCAGAGACACTGGCATGGATTCCTATGCCAGTGCTTTTTTCCTGCTGATGGGGATAGGGCTCTTGGTAAGCCGTCTGTTCTCCGGCTATATTGTAGATAAAGGCTATCTCGTCATTCTGGTCTGTATGGCGGATCTTGTGGCGCTGGGCGCTGCGTTGCTCCTTGCCCGGACGACATCTCCCGTACTTTTTCTGGGATGCGGGGGGCTGCTGGGCATATCTCTGGGGGCTCTTCTGCCCAGCTATCAGACAGTACTTGTATATCTGGCGGACAAGACAAAGCGGGGAGTTGCCAATGCAATGTACTTTATCGGGATGGATAGCGGCATATGTCTTTCCCTCCTGATGGGAGGGATCATCTCTCAGTCATTGGGGATGGATATTGCCTATATGGTTGCAGCCTGGGGGCAGCTTGTCTCGCTGGGGATATTCCTCAAATTCGTCGCTCCCCAATATCGGGCTGTGCTTGGTTCCGAATAG